One Clupea harengus chromosome 3, Ch_v2.0.2, whole genome shotgun sequence DNA window includes the following coding sequences:
- the LOC105895660 gene encoding class I histocompatibility antigen, F10 alpha chain-like isoform X3 — MATATFLVALCCFQVASGVIHTHQYYFTATSGIPNFPEFVVVGVVDGQQFGQYDSFTKRMVPKEWLANEGDSDHWNSETENAAGAEAVFKVDIRDLTSRFNQTEGVHTWQRMFGCQWDDESDAVETFDQYGYDGEDFISLDLKNLRYIASNQQAVLTKNKWDNDRSDLDRWKHYYFQRCVELLKMYVQYGSSALGRTVSPEVTLFQKDSGVVCHSTGFYPDGVVITWKRDGEDLHEDVNMGETLPNEDGTFQKRAELTVSPEERKKGHFTCEVEHRSGKPIVKTLIVEDGKNLVGIIIGCVIVIGVVVAIVIMKKKGYNKASQSDAGSDTSAPLQGKEPSVVTAEHEE; from the exons ATGGCGACCGCAACTTTTCTGGTAGCCCTATGTTGTTTCCAGGTTGCTTCAGGAG tgaTCCACACTCATCAGTATTACTTTACTGCCACGTCTGGCATCCCAAACTTCCCAGAGTTTGTAGTTGTTGGTGTTGTGGATGGCCAACAGTTTGGCCAATATGACAGCTTCACCAAGAGAATGGTCCCAAAAGAGTGGCTGGCTAATGAAGGAGACTCTGATCACTGGAAcagtgaaacggaaaatgcagcTGGAGCTGAGGCTGTATTTAAAGTCGACATACGTGATCTAACATCTCGCTTCAACCAGACTGAAG GTGTGCACACGTGGCAGAGGATGTTTGGCTGTCAGTGGGAtgatgagagtgatgctgtTGAAACATTTGATCAGTATGGTTATGATGGAGAAGACTTTATCTCACTGGATCTGAAGAACCTGAGATACATCGCATCAAATCAACAGGCTGTCCTAACAAAAAACAAGTGGGACAATGACAGGTCTGATCTTGACAGGTGGAAGCATTACTACTTCCAGCGCTGCGTTGAGTTGCTGAAGATGTACGTGCAGTATGGGAGCAGCGCTCTGGGGAGAACAG TCTCCCCTGAGGTCACCCTCTTCCAAAAGGACTCGGGAGTGGTGTGCCATTCCACAGGTTTCTATCCTGACGGAGTGGTGATCACCtggaagagggatggagaggaccTGCATGAAGACGTTAATATGGGGGAGACGCTGCCCAATGAGGATGGAACCTTCCAGAAGAgagctgagcttacagtgtcacctgaggagaggaagaagggacaCTTCACCTGTGAGGTGGAACACAGAAGCGGAAAGCCCATTGTTAAGACCTTGATTGTGGAAGATG GCAAGAACCTTGTTGGCATCATCATTGGCTGTGTCATCGTGATCGGTGTGGTTGTTGCCATTGTCATAATGAAGAAGAAAG GCTACAACAAGGCATCAC AGTCCGATGCCGGTTCTGATACCTCTGCCCCATTGCAAG GGAAGGAGCCGAGTGTGGTAACTGCTGAGCACGAAGAGTGA
- the si:ch211-127m7.2 gene encoding uncharacterized protein si:ch211-127m7.2: protein MANKQRELPSWMERMGKEGNCFTRKVTTKTKKKFTPRVTVYFMNEWELVQNALVFGDLEDKICHVEGLTEKVLKPEGGLVKKRRQEAGMDSNEQGTLEARTSALESDLDTAELETLPYGNTNQGHKSGNEECTTSTLTDHQPDTVSDDEALKLVREIFFT, encoded by the exons ATGGCTAACAAACAGCGAGAACTCCCATCCTGGATGGAAAGGATGGGTAAGGAAGGCAACTGCTTCACCAGGAAAGttacaaccaaaacaaaaaagaagttTACCCCGAG GGTTACAGTCTATTTTATGAACGAGTGGGAGCTGGTGCAAAACGCTCTCGTCTTCGGGGATTTGGAGGACAAAATATGTCACGTTGAAGGACTTACAGAAAAG GTACTCAAACCAGAAGGCGGTCTGgtgaagaagagaagacaagaagcAGGAATGGACTCTAATGAGCAGGGTACCCTTGAGGCGAGGACAAGCGCATTAGAATCAGATTTGGACACAGCAGAGCTAGAGACTCTCCCTTATGGAAATACTAACCAGGGGCACAAATCAGGCAATGAAGAATGCACAACCAGCACGTTGACAGACCATCAGCCTGACACTGTATCTGATGATGAAGCTTTGAAACTTGTAAGGGAGATTTTTTTCACATGA